A genomic stretch from Sceloporus undulatus isolate JIND9_A2432 ecotype Alabama chromosome 5, SceUnd_v1.1, whole genome shotgun sequence includes:
- the LOC121931636 gene encoding putative nuclease HARBI1, giving the protein MGEIVVEFALAMEKLLLSRTVYLGNPREIMDAFGHRGFPQVVGLMDGCHCLIIPPLGLRNAYVNRRGSYSVILQGTCDHTGRFVDVELGWHGSAHDARVARNSLIYKAMEAGIYVPGNPSINIRGQQIGPLILADCAYPIRKWLMTPFKTPHTPKQKLFNKKLNCVRGAVERSFGRLKARWRCLTAPLLVAEENVVPILVSCVILHNICETKGRVLDEGMRYRRRFVLPAPTPIRRDEEDAKKAAGEAP; this is encoded by the exons ATGGGGGagatcgtggtggagtttgccctggccatggagaagctgctgctgtcaaggACCGTGTACCTGGGGAACCCACGCGAG attatggatgcttTTGGTCACCGCGGCTTtccacaagtggttggcctcatggacggctgccactgcctgatcataccacccttggggctcaggaatgcctatgtcaacagaaggggctcctattctgtcatcctgcaagggacatgtgaccacacaggaagatTCGTGGACGTGGAGCTCGGGTGGCATGGGTCAGCgcacgatgccagggtggcacgAAATTCTCTCATCTAcaaggccatggaggctggcatctatgtgccagggaaccccagcatcaacatcagaggccagcagatcgggcccctgatactggctgactgtgcctaccccattcggaaatGGCTCATGACACCCTTTAAGACCCCCCACACTCCCAAACAGAAGCTCTTCAACAAAAAGTTGAATTGCGTGAGGGGCGCCGTGGAGAGGTcgtttggcagattgaaggcgagatggcgctgtctcactgccccactcctggtggcagaggagaacgtggtgcccatcctggtatcatgtgtcattctgcacaacatctgtgagaccaagggcagggtcctggatgagggcATGCGATATAGGCGCCGTTTTGTGCTGCCCGCCCCGACACCAATCAGGAGGGATGAAGAGGATGCCAAGAAGGcagcaggggaggct CCTTGA